The following are encoded in a window of Qipengyuania soli genomic DNA:
- a CDS encoding outer membrane protein assembly factor BamE produces MNRTKILGIAAIALAGVATTGCSSIRETRGYVVDPVLYASIQPGIDNEASVTGTLGRPTFTSQFGEPTWYYVSSTTGRKPFVRPRIKQHQVLAVKFDGAGNVIAAERTGIEQVANISPDGDKTPTLGRERGFLEDLFGNIGAVGAPGAPGAGGQPGQ; encoded by the coding sequence ATGAACAGGACGAAAATTCTCGGGATCGCGGCCATAGCGCTGGCCGGCGTCGCGACCACCGGCTGCAGTTCAATCCGCGAAACCCGCGGCTACGTCGTCGATCCCGTTCTCTATGCTTCGATCCAGCCCGGCATCGACAACGAGGCTTCGGTAACCGGCACTCTCGGGCGCCCGACCTTCACCAGTCAGTTCGGCGAACCGACGTGGTACTATGTGTCGAGCACAACCGGTCGCAAGCCCTTCGTCCGTCCCCGGATCAAGCAGCACCAGGTGCTTGCCGTGAAGTTCGACGGTGCGGGCAATGTCATCGCGGCTGAGCGCACCGGTATCGAACAGGTCGCGAATATCTCGCCCGACGGCGACAAGACGCCAACCCTGGGTCGCGAGCGTGGCTTCCTCGAAGACCTGTTCGGCAATATCGGTGCGGTCGGCGCTCCCGGAGCTCCGGGCGCTGGTGGCCAGCCGGGCCAGTAA
- a CDS encoding YcgN family cysteine cluster protein: MGALRERFWELPLSALNNDEWEALCDGCGRCCLHKVEYEDTGEIEQTNVACKLLDTQTARCTDYKHRKAFVPDCLRLTLKIVDSVSWLPPTCAYRLRADGDLLPRWHYLISGDREDVVRAGVSVAGRVIPEDMAGPLEHHIVEWEDPEDWDGEDDWGEHGEAPA; this comes from the coding sequence ATGGGTGCATTAAGGGAACGTTTCTGGGAGCTGCCGCTCTCGGCGCTCAACAATGATGAATGGGAGGCCCTGTGCGACGGATGCGGGCGGTGTTGCCTGCACAAGGTCGAATACGAGGACACGGGCGAAATCGAGCAGACCAATGTCGCCTGCAAGCTGCTCGACACGCAGACTGCCCGCTGCACCGACTACAAGCACCGCAAGGCCTTCGTCCCCGACTGCCTCCGCCTGACGCTCAAGATCGTCGACAGCGTCTCGTGGCTGCCGCCGACGTGCGCCTATCGCCTGCGCGCCGATGGCGACCTGCTGCCGCGCTGGCACTACCTGATTTCGGGTGACCGCGAGGACGTGGTGCGTGCCGGCGTATCGGTCGCCGGCCGGGTTATACCGGAAGACATGGCCGGCCCGCTCGAACACCATATCGTTGAATGGGAAGACCCCGAGGATTGGGACGGAGAGGACGATTGGGGCGAGCACGGCGAGGCGCCGGCATGA
- the feoB gene encoding ferrous iron transport protein B, whose translation MTRKRTAALVGNPNAGKSALFNALTGARQKIANYPGVTVERKAGRLMLPSGEPVELIDLPGSYSFDAASPDEEVTRKVVHGEFEGEAQPDVIILVVDAANLEQHLVFAQEVLELGRPTIVALNMIDLAERDGLTLDPAALSAALGVPVVSTVAVRRRGLAELAAAIAEAETHADEEAHRQWHLTLPERRLSAKHMARAAILSKSTRHTIENGVDRVLLNPWIGPVILFALLFVIFQAVFAWATPFADALEAGVASLSQGVSDSVPSGFLRDFLTEGVLAGVGSVVVFLPQIVILFFFILVMEASGYMARAAFLMDRLMAGVGLSGKSFIPLLSSFACAIPGIMATRSIPDAKDRLTTILVAPLMTCSARLPVYAVIIAAVIPDTRVGPGIGLQGLVLFALYLAGIVGAMVVALVLRNTVTKGAASGFIMEMPRYQMPRIKDLAIGLWQRAWVFLRRAGTIIFTVTIVLWLMLSFPKAAPGESQMDASIAGKIADVMHPVLEPIGFNREISLALIPAMAAREVAVSALATTYAVDAEDEDVAAAGVTDKIAALWSLPTALAFLAWFVFAPQCISTIAVARRETNGWKWPAFMIGYLFALAYAFAGLTFWIATALGL comes from the coding sequence ATGACCCGCAAGCGGACCGCTGCCCTCGTGGGCAATCCCAACGCGGGCAAGAGCGCGCTGTTCAACGCGCTGACCGGCGCACGCCAGAAGATCGCCAACTACCCCGGCGTCACCGTCGAGCGGAAGGCTGGCCGCCTGATGCTGCCGAGCGGCGAGCCGGTTGAACTCATCGACCTGCCGGGCTCCTACAGCTTCGATGCCGCGAGTCCCGACGAGGAGGTCACGCGCAAGGTCGTCCACGGAGAGTTCGAGGGTGAGGCGCAGCCGGATGTCATCATCCTCGTCGTCGATGCGGCTAATCTCGAGCAGCACCTCGTCTTTGCGCAGGAAGTGCTCGAACTCGGCCGCCCGACTATCGTCGCGCTCAACATGATCGACCTCGCGGAGCGCGACGGGCTGACGCTCGATCCCGCCGCGCTTTCCGCAGCACTTGGCGTGCCGGTCGTCTCCACCGTGGCGGTACGCCGCCGCGGCCTCGCGGAACTGGCCGCCGCAATTGCCGAAGCGGAAACCCATGCCGACGAGGAGGCGCATCGCCAGTGGCACCTGACGCTGCCCGAACGCCGACTGTCGGCAAAGCACATGGCGCGTGCCGCTATCCTTTCGAAGTCGACCCGGCACACAATCGAGAACGGTGTCGACCGGGTCCTGCTCAATCCCTGGATCGGGCCGGTCATCCTGTTCGCGTTGCTGTTCGTTATCTTCCAGGCGGTGTTTGCCTGGGCGACGCCATTCGCAGATGCGCTCGAGGCGGGTGTCGCGAGCCTGTCGCAGGGAGTGTCCGACAGCGTACCTTCCGGCTTCCTGCGCGATTTCCTCACCGAAGGTGTTCTGGCAGGGGTCGGCTCGGTGGTCGTCTTCCTGCCGCAGATCGTGATCCTGTTCTTCTTCATCCTGGTGATGGAAGCGAGCGGCTACATGGCCCGCGCGGCGTTCCTGATGGACCGTCTGATGGCGGGGGTGGGCCTGTCGGGGAAGAGTTTCATCCCGCTACTATCCAGCTTCGCCTGTGCCATTCCCGGAATCATGGCGACCCGGAGCATTCCCGATGCGAAGGACCGGTTGACGACCATCCTGGTGGCACCGCTGATGACATGTTCGGCGCGCCTCCCGGTCTATGCCGTGATCATCGCCGCCGTCATTCCCGATACCCGCGTCGGGCCGGGCATCGGTCTGCAGGGTCTCGTATTATTCGCACTTTATCTTGCCGGGATAGTCGGCGCGATGGTCGTAGCGCTTGTACTTCGCAACACGGTGACAAAAGGCGCAGCAAGCGGTTTCATCATGGAAATGCCGCGCTACCAGATGCCGCGGATCAAGGACCTTGCGATCGGCCTGTGGCAGCGCGCCTGGGTTTTCCTGCGTCGCGCGGGCACCATCATCTTCACGGTCACGATCGTCCTTTGGCTGATGCTGAGCTTCCCCAAGGCCGCGCCCGGAGAGAGCCAGATGGATGCCAGCATTGCGGGCAAGATTGCCGATGTGATGCATCCGGTGCTGGAGCCGATCGGCTTCAATCGAGAGATCAGTCTGGCGCTCATCCCCGCTATGGCGGCGCGCGAAGTCGCCGTTTCTGCCCTCGCGACGACCTACGCGGTTGACGCCGAGGACGAGGATGTTGCTGCGGCCGGCGTGACGGACAAGATCGCCGCCTTGTGGAGTCTTCCGACCGCGCTCGCCTTCCTCGCCTGGTTCGTCTTCGCCCCGCAGTGCATCTCGACCATCGCGGTCGCGCGACGCGAGACAAACGGGTGGAAATGGCCTGCCTTCATGATTGGCTATCTGTTTGCGCTTGCTTACGCCTTTGCCGGACTAACCTTCTGGATTGCGACCGCGCTCGGCCTCTGA
- the hslV gene encoding ATP-dependent protease subunit HslV, translated as MTSNNESHGLVQWHSTTIIGVKRGDTTVIAGDGQVSMGNTVMKPNAKKVRRIGEGGKVVAGFAGATADAFTLFERLEKKLEQYNGQLLRAAVELTKDWRMDKYLRNLEALMIVADKENLLVLTGNGDVLEPEGGIAAIGSGGMYALSAARALVDYETDPETIARKAMAVAADVCVFTNNNLTVETV; from the coding sequence ATGACATCGAACAACGAGAGCCACGGCCTGGTGCAGTGGCATTCCACCACCATCATCGGCGTCAAGCGCGGCGATACCACTGTCATCGCAGGTGACGGTCAGGTGTCGATGGGCAACACGGTGATGAAGCCCAATGCGAAGAAGGTCCGCCGCATCGGCGAAGGCGGCAAGGTCGTTGCCGGGTTCGCCGGGGCCACCGCCGACGCCTTCACCCTGTTCGAGCGGCTGGAGAAGAAGCTCGAGCAGTACAACGGCCAGCTCCTACGTGCCGCGGTCGAGCTGACCAAGGACTGGCGCATGGACAAGTACCTGCGCAATCTCGAGGCGCTGATGATTGTCGCGGACAAGGAAAACCTCCTCGTCCTCACCGGCAATGGCGACGTGCTCGAACCCGAGGGCGGCATCGCCGCGATCGGCAGCGGCGGGATGTATGCCCTCTCCGCCGCCCGGGCGTTGGTCGACTACGAAACCGACCCTGAGACCATCGCGCGCAAGGCCATGGCCGTTGCCGCCGACGTCTGCGTTTTCACGAACAACAATCTGACCGTCGAGACGGTCTGA
- a CDS encoding SCO family protein — translation MNRYAMPRLKSLSFALPLAAITMLGGCGDKVPAERPPLEGAALGGDFTLTSEDGKPLSWNDFQGKYRTIYFGYTFCPDVCPVDTQRAMAGLKQFEKAHPDLGARVQPFFVGVDTQRDTPEVLREFTDNFHPRLIGLTGDEKTLTEVAAKFAASFSKGEPAPGGGYLVNHTNVTLLFGPKGEPIATLPTDEGAEAVAAELEKWVH, via the coding sequence ATGAACCGCTATGCCATGCCTCGTCTGAAAAGCCTGAGTTTCGCCCTGCCGCTCGCTGCAATCACCATGCTGGGTGGGTGCGGCGACAAGGTTCCCGCCGAACGCCCTCCATTGGAAGGCGCGGCGCTTGGTGGTGATTTCACGCTGACCTCCGAGGATGGAAAGCCTCTCAGCTGGAACGATTTCCAGGGCAAGTACCGGACGATCTACTTCGGCTATACGTTCTGTCCCGATGTCTGTCCGGTCGATACGCAGCGCGCCATGGCGGGCCTCAAGCAATTCGAGAAGGCGCACCCCGATCTCGGTGCCAGGGTCCAGCCGTTCTTCGTCGGCGTCGACACCCAGCGCGACACGCCTGAGGTGCTGCGCGAATTCACAGACAACTTTCACCCGCGTCTGATCGGGCTGACGGGTGACGAGAAGACATTGACCGAGGTTGCCGCGAAGTTCGCCGCAAGCTTCTCGAAGGGCGAACCCGCACCTGGCGGCGGCTATCTCGTGAACCATACCAATGTCACCCTTCTGTTCGGACCCAAGGGCGAACCGATTGCGACTCTGCCGACCGATGAAGGCGCCGAAGCGGTCGCTGCGGAATTGGAAAAATGGGTGCATTAA
- the ssb gene encoding single-stranded DNA-binding protein, whose amino-acid sequence MAGSLNKVMLIGNLGADPEIRSFQNGGKVANLRIATSETWKDRNTGERQERTEWHTVAIFSEGLVGVVERFLRKGSKVYIEGSLQTRKWQDQNGQDRYSTEVVIRGMNGTLTMLDGPQGGSGGGGGGQRGGGSWDQGGGSQQSGGSDNWRSGGGQGSGGSGGGSNYDDLDDDIPF is encoded by the coding sequence ATGGCCGGTAGCCTCAACAAAGTCATGCTGATCGGAAACCTGGGCGCAGACCCGGAAATCCGCAGCTTCCAGAACGGTGGCAAGGTTGCCAACCTGCGCATCGCCACCAGCGAGACGTGGAAGGACCGCAACACCGGGGAGCGCCAGGAACGCACCGAGTGGCACACGGTGGCGATCTTCTCCGAAGGGCTCGTTGGCGTGGTCGAACGCTTCCTGCGCAAGGGGAGCAAGGTCTATATCGAAGGCTCGCTCCAGACCCGCAAGTGGCAGGACCAGAACGGCCAGGACCGCTATTCGACCGAGGTCGTCATTCGCGGCATGAACGGCACTCTGACCATGCTCGACGGCCCGCAGGGCGGTTCGGGCGGCGGTGGCGGCGGCCAGCGCGGCGGTGGTTCGTGGGACCAGGGTGGCGGTAGCCAGCAGAGCGGCGGCAGCGACAACTGGCGCAGCGGCGGCGGCCAAGGTTCGGGTGGCTCGGGCGGCGGCTCGAACTACGACGATCTCGACGACGATATTCCGTTCTGA
- a CDS encoding YceD family protein: MSELELSRLVKPRALPAGELAIEANEAERAALARRFGVTSIKALTATVGFDTKDGAVLANGRLKATIEQPCAITRDNFTYEVEEPLTLRFVPSGSTPDYAPDEEIELDTEDLDEIEYEGETLDLGEAIAQTLALAIDPYREGPGADEARESAGIVSDEDTPSGPLAEALAALRKD, from the coding sequence ATGAGCGAACTCGAACTTTCGCGACTGGTGAAGCCACGGGCCCTGCCGGCCGGCGAACTGGCTATCGAGGCCAATGAGGCCGAGCGCGCCGCACTGGCCCGGCGCTTTGGCGTGACCTCGATCAAGGCACTGACCGCAACGGTAGGCTTCGATACCAAGGATGGCGCGGTGCTGGCGAACGGCAGGCTCAAGGCCACCATCGAGCAGCCCTGTGCGATCACGCGGGACAATTTCACCTATGAAGTCGAGGAGCCGCTCACCTTGCGCTTCGTGCCCTCCGGCTCGACACCGGACTACGCACCCGACGAGGAAATAGAGCTCGACACCGAAGACCTCGACGAGATCGAATACGAAGGCGAGACCCTCGACCTTGGCGAAGCCATCGCCCAGACGCTGGCGCTGGCTATCGACCCCTATCGCGAAGGCCCCGGGGCGGACGAGGCACGCGAATCCGCCGGAATCGTCAGCGACGAGGACACACCAAGCGGCCCGCTGGCCGAGGCACTTGCGGCGCTGCGCAAGGACTAG
- the hslU gene encoding ATP-dependent protease ATPase subunit HslU has protein sequence MIDNLTPKAIVAALDEHIIGQKDAKRAVAVALRNRWRRQRLGPELRDEVTPKNILMIGPTGCGKTEISRRLAKLAEAPFVKVEATKFTEVGYVGRDVEQIARDLAEEAIRLEKERRREAVREAASQAAMERLLNALVGENASEATREAFRQRIVENAMNETEVEVEIKDQPSNAMEIPGMPGNVGMIDLSDMLGKAMGRSNMKRRKLKVPDAWDRLVEEEAEKRMDQEDVARVALENAETNGIVFLDEIDKIAVSDVRGGSVSREGVQRDLLPLIEGTTVATKYGPMKTDHVLFIASGAFHVAKPSDMLPELQGRLPIRVELRALTEEDFVRILKETRANLVDQYKALIGTEDVTLDITEDAIAEVARIAAQVNESVENIGARRLQTVMERLLEDISFEAEEHKGETVKVDAAYVRERLSDLAGDTDLSKYIL, from the coding sequence ATGATCGACAATCTTACCCCCAAGGCGATCGTCGCCGCGCTCGACGAGCACATCATCGGCCAGAAGGACGCCAAGCGCGCGGTCGCCGTCGCACTGCGCAATCGCTGGCGCCGCCAGCGCCTCGGTCCCGAGCTGCGCGACGAGGTGACCCCCAAGAACATCCTGATGATCGGCCCCACCGGCTGCGGCAAGACCGAGATCAGCCGTCGCCTTGCCAAGCTGGCCGAAGCTCCTTTCGTAAAGGTCGAGGCGACCAAGTTCACCGAAGTGGGCTACGTCGGCCGCGACGTCGAGCAGATCGCCCGCGATCTCGCCGAAGAAGCTATCCGGCTGGAGAAGGAACGCCGCCGCGAAGCCGTGCGCGAAGCCGCCAGTCAGGCCGCGATGGAACGCCTGCTCAACGCGCTCGTCGGCGAGAATGCCAGCGAGGCGACGCGCGAGGCCTTCCGCCAACGCATCGTCGAGAACGCGATGAACGAGACCGAGGTCGAGGTCGAGATCAAGGACCAGCCTTCGAACGCGATGGAAATCCCCGGAATGCCCGGCAATGTCGGGATGATCGACCTGTCAGACATGCTCGGCAAGGCGATGGGCCGCTCCAACATGAAGCGGCGCAAGCTCAAGGTGCCCGACGCGTGGGACCGGCTGGTCGAAGAAGAGGCCGAGAAGCGCATGGACCAGGAAGACGTTGCCCGCGTCGCCCTGGAGAATGCCGAGACCAACGGGATCGTATTCCTCGACGAGATCGACAAGATCGCGGTCAGCGACGTGCGTGGCGGATCGGTCAGCCGCGAGGGTGTCCAGCGTGACCTGCTGCCGCTGATCGAGGGAACCACCGTGGCAACCAAGTACGGCCCGATGAAGACCGACCACGTGCTCTTCATCGCCTCGGGCGCGTTCCACGTCGCCAAGCCTTCGGACATGCTGCCTGAACTCCAGGGCCGCCTGCCGATACGCGTCGAACTGCGCGCGCTGACGGAGGAGGACTTCGTTCGCATCCTCAAGGAAACCCGGGCCAACCTGGTGGACCAGTACAAGGCACTGATCGGGACCGAGGACGTCACGCTCGACATCACCGAGGATGCAATCGCCGAAGTGGCGCGCATCGCCGCGCAGGTGAACGAGAGTGTCGAGAACATCGGCGCCCGTCGCCTGCAGACGGTGATGGAGCGCCTGCTCGAGGACATCAGCTTCGAGGCCGAGGAGCACAAGGGCGAGACCGTGAAGGTCGATGCAGCCTACGTGCGCGAGCGCCTGTCCGACCTCGCGGGCGATACCGACCTCAGCAAGTATATTCTCTGA
- a CDS encoding COQ9 family protein translates to MEVADLTLDELRLVLAPAIADAAIFDGWSDAALEAAANQVGADHDVARLAFKDDGALGMITAWIDTIDLAMEAELPATRLAQMKIRERIRNLVQFRLDAVAGREEALRRALAIMAMPQNAAKSLKTGWNSADIMWRLAGDTATDYNHYTKRAILASLYGATLAVFVDDESEDKAETRAFLDRRIEGVMKFEKVKAKWLNPEREHFSMSRFLGRLRYPAR, encoded by the coding sequence ATGGAAGTTGCCGACCTGACCCTCGACGAACTGCGCCTCGTTCTCGCTCCGGCAATCGCCGATGCAGCCATTTTCGACGGCTGGAGCGACGCGGCGCTCGAGGCAGCTGCAAATCAGGTTGGCGCCGATCATGATGTGGCGCGGCTCGCGTTCAAGGACGATGGTGCCTTGGGCATGATCACTGCCTGGATCGACACGATCGACCTGGCAATGGAGGCGGAATTGCCGGCCACCCGGCTCGCGCAAATGAAAATCCGTGAGCGCATCCGCAACCTGGTGCAATTCCGTCTTGATGCCGTGGCCGGTCGCGAGGAAGCATTGCGACGTGCACTCGCCATCATGGCCATGCCTCAGAATGCAGCGAAATCGCTGAAAACCGGATGGAATAGCGCCGACATCATGTGGCGCCTCGCCGGCGACACGGCGACCGACTACAACCACTACACCAAGCGCGCGATCCTCGCCTCGCTATACGGGGCGACCCTGGCCGTGTTCGTCGACGACGAAAGCGAGGACAAGGCAGAGACTCGCGCCTTTCTCGATCGCCGGATTGAAGGCGTGATGAAGTTCGAGAAGGTGAAGGCCAAGTGGCTCAACCCTGAGCGCGAGCATTTCAGCATGTCGCGCTTTCTCGGCCGTTTGCGCTATCCTGCTCGCTGA
- a CDS encoding sterol desaturase family protein, giving the protein MHTGIKPLDILLERGFQFFLFDFNRYLVAALLVSAIVWGMRRTTLASRRIQQREATWGDRRREFLQSVQSVMVYSVVGAFVLWGVESGVLHRFERADSWLQYLGLTAAMVLAHDTYFYWAHRTMHHRKLFRVFHRAHHRSITPTPWAAYSFAIPEALVMALFVPLWLAIVPTPGSVVLTWLLFQITRNAMGHAGFELHPRWWLSTPLTSWINTTTHHDLHHSGGFNTNYGLYFTWWDKLMGTEHPKYAETFAKVTGRNCSSEASVSEPVTA; this is encoded by the coding sequence ATGCATACCGGGATCAAGCCGCTCGATATCCTGCTGGAACGCGGCTTCCAGTTCTTTCTTTTCGACTTCAACCGCTACCTTGTCGCTGCTCTCTTGGTGAGTGCGATCGTATGGGGCATGCGTCGCACGACGCTCGCCTCGCGCCGGATCCAGCAACGCGAGGCGACATGGGGCGATCGCCGACGCGAGTTCCTGCAGTCGGTCCAGTCGGTGATGGTCTATTCGGTAGTCGGGGCATTTGTGCTGTGGGGTGTCGAAAGCGGCGTCCTTCACCGTTTCGAGCGCGCCGACAGCTGGCTGCAATATCTCGGACTGACGGCGGCGATGGTTCTTGCCCACGACACCTATTTCTATTGGGCCCACCGCACGATGCACCATCGCAAGCTGTTCCGGGTCTTCCACCGCGCGCACCACCGCTCGATCACGCCTACGCCGTGGGCGGCCTACAGCTTCGCCATTCCCGAGGCACTCGTCATGGCTCTATTCGTGCCGCTGTGGCTGGCAATCGTCCCGACACCGGGCAGCGTCGTGCTGACCTGGCTGCTGTTCCAGATCACCCGCAACGCAATGGGGCATGCCGGGTTCGAGCTGCACCCACGTTGGTGGCTGTCCACGCCGCTTACGAGCTGGATCAATACGACGACCCACCACGACCTGCATCACAGCGGTGGCTTCAACACCAACTACGGCCTTTATTTCACCTGGTGGGACAAGCTCATGGGCACCGAGCACCCCAAATATGCCGAAACCTTTGCCAAGGTGACCGGCCGAAATTGTTCAAGCGAAGCCTCCGTGTCAGAACCAGTAACGGCTTAG
- a CDS encoding ubiquinol-cytochrome C chaperone family protein, with protein sequence MSFLSRLLNLGPDPREEWRKLWHRTVAEARDPDWYRMCGVADSVEGRYDMITLVLALVMLRLEDEGDHGPATARLTELFVEDMEGQLREAGIGDPTVGKKISTLMASMNGRIGAYREGLRADPKVLVDAVRRNVTMAQPDEAEALVQRMAALHARLARTSVEQLQAGEIAQ encoded by the coding sequence ATGTCCTTCCTTTCCCGCCTGCTGAACCTCGGCCCCGACCCGCGCGAGGAGTGGCGCAAGCTGTGGCACCGCACCGTTGCCGAGGCCCGCGATCCCGACTGGTACCGCATGTGCGGCGTCGCCGATTCGGTGGAGGGGCGTTACGACATGATCACCCTCGTGCTAGCCTTGGTCATGCTGCGGCTGGAGGACGAAGGCGACCACGGTCCCGCCACTGCCCGCCTGACCGAGCTCTTCGTCGAAGACATGGAAGGCCAGCTGCGCGAGGCGGGCATCGGCGATCCCACCGTCGGCAAGAAGATATCCACGCTGATGGCCAGCATGAACGGCCGCATCGGCGCCTATCGCGAAGGACTGCGCGCCGATCCCAAGGTGCTGGTCGATGCGGTGCGCCGCAACGTGACCATGGCCCAGCCCGACGAGGCCGAGGCGCTGGTCCAGCGCATGGCCGCATTGCACGCCCGCCTTGCCCGCACGAGCGTGGAGCAATTGCAGGCGGGGGAGATTGCCCAATGA
- a CDS encoding FeoA family protein: MTLDSCEHEKSARIVSVDWDALASDEGKRLKALGVDEGAEIAVIHRGIFGTRDPLAIRIGRMTIALRRSHALAIEVEPA, translated from the coding sequence ATGACGCTCGACTCCTGCGAACACGAGAAATCTGCCCGGATCGTCTCCGTCGACTGGGACGCCCTTGCTTCCGACGAGGGCAAGCGCCTCAAGGCGCTCGGCGTCGACGAAGGGGCCGAGATAGCCGTCATCCATCGCGGGATTTTCGGCACGCGTGATCCTCTCGCCATCCGCATCGGGCGCATGACCATCGCCCTGCGCCGCAGCCATGCGCTTGCGATCGAGGTGGAGCCGGCATGA
- a CDS encoding M48 family metallopeptidase, which yields MIDWMRREPEDPVVEIAGKLLPVELTRNRRAKRLTLRLAPDGSAIRITLPHWCRSAEAVAFARSRTAWLEQQLAKVPAKRDPVNEGRLLHRGREIVIDWRSDAPRRPLLTDEALVVGGPQETLSKRLHRWLESEALRLFAEDARHYCARADLDTAQVRLTRAKRRWGSCSSEGILRLNWRLVQAPDAVRRSVVAHEVAHLVHFDHSPAFHALLDRLFEGDIDLANGWLSRNGRTLYASFD from the coding sequence ATGATCGACTGGATGCGCCGCGAGCCCGAAGACCCGGTGGTCGAGATCGCGGGCAAGCTCCTGCCGGTCGAACTCACACGCAACCGGCGCGCCAAGCGACTGACCCTGCGCCTCGCACCCGATGGCAGTGCGATCCGGATTACCCTGCCCCACTGGTGCCGCTCCGCCGAAGCGGTTGCATTCGCTCGCTCGCGCACGGCATGGCTCGAACAGCAGTTGGCCAAGGTGCCCGCAAAACGCGATCCGGTAAACGAAGGCAGACTGCTGCACCGAGGCCGCGAGATCGTCATCGACTGGCGCAGCGACGCACCTCGCAGGCCGCTGCTGACGGACGAGGCATTGGTGGTGGGCGGCCCGCAGGAAACCCTCTCGAAGCGCCTCCACCGCTGGCTGGAGAGCGAAGCCCTGCGGCTCTTCGCCGAGGATGCGAGGCATTATTGTGCGAGGGCCGACCTCGACACTGCCCAAGTACGCCTGACCCGGGCAAAGCGACGCTGGGGCAGTTGTTCGAGCGAAGGCATCCTGCGACTCAACTGGCGGCTGGTACAGGCCCCCGACGCGGTGCGCCGCTCCGTGGTCGCGCACGAGGTCGCCCACCTCGTCCATTTCGACCATTCCCCCGCCTTCCACGCCCTGCTCGACCGACTGTTCGAAGGCGACATCGATCTTGCCAATGGCTGGCTGAGCCGCAACGGCCGCACGCTCTACGCCAGCTTCGACTGA
- a CDS encoding ankyrin repeat domain-containing protein, whose translation MVRRALQAAFGIAALALVASPVFAQSKREGYEFLEAVKDRDGDKALEMLNQPGNVLVNTRDITSGETALHIVTQRRDPVWLRFLLGKGANPNIESRDGTSPLEVAAQLGFTEGIEILLDKGAHVDPTNSAGETPLISAVHRRDTAMIRMLIAKGADPSRPDNSGRSASDYAKLMGNRSQVLDEIEKAVSERGAPAQTYGPK comes from the coding sequence GTGGTACGGCGCGCACTTCAGGCAGCATTCGGCATTGCGGCACTGGCTCTGGTGGCCTCGCCGGTCTTCGCACAATCCAAGCGCGAGGGGTATGAGTTCCTCGAAGCGGTAAAGGATCGCGATGGCGACAAGGCGCTCGAAATGCTCAACCAGCCCGGCAACGTGCTGGTGAATACCCGCGACATCACCAGTGGCGAGACTGCGCTGCACATTGTCACCCAGCGCCGCGATCCGGTGTGGTTGCGTTTCCTGCTGGGCAAGGGCGCAAACCCGAACATCGAATCCAGGGACGGCACGAGTCCGCTCGAAGTCGCCGCCCAGCTCGGTTTTACCGAGGGAATCGAGATCCTGCTCGATAAGGGTGCGCACGTCGATCCGACGAACAGTGCGGGGGAGACCCCGCTGATTTCCGCAGTGCACCGCCGCGATACGGCCATGATCCGTATGCTTATCGCCAAAGGCGCCGATCCCTCGCGGCCCGACAATTCCGGGCGCTCGGCCAGCGACTATGCCAAGCTGATGGGGAATCGCTCGCAGGTGCTCGACGAAATCGAAAAGGCCGTAAGCGAACGTGGTGCCCCGGCCCAGACCTACGGTCCGAAATAG
- a CDS encoding ACT domain-containing protein — MERVRDTAAMIAGMAPRLDPRTYRFVLVTPDAAPQLLGAAIATFREDEGVTAIVSAEAAAELDMEGPDFARITLMVHSDLEGVGLTAAVAMALAETGIACNMVAAFHHDHAFVPADRTQEALEVLKRLSEQVTPS; from the coding sequence ATGGAGCGGGTGCGCGATACGGCGGCGATGATCGCCGGCATGGCGCCCCGCCTCGATCCCCGCACCTATCGGTTCGTCCTCGTCACGCCCGATGCCGCGCCGCAATTGCTGGGCGCGGCCATCGCGACGTTTCGGGAGGACGAAGGCGTGACCGCAATCGTATCGGCCGAGGCTGCGGCTGAACTGGATATGGAGGGTCCCGACTTTGCCCGCATCACCCTGATGGTGCATTCGGACCTCGAGGGCGTCGGGCTTACCGCAGCCGTCGCGATGGCACTGGCCGAGACAGGTATCGCCTGCAACATGGTCGCCGCCTTCCACCACGACCACGCGTTCGTTCCAGCCGATCGGACGCAAGAGGCGCTGGAGGTTCTCAAGCGCCTCTCGGAACAGGTAACTCCTTCCTAA